GTTTTTTTTGTCAaacatacccttatttatgtTGTATGTAAAATTTAATTGGCTATTAAGAATAAGACAAAGGTAaaagcaagaagaaaaaaaaacccaaaaaaaaacccACAGAAGCCACGTCTCAagtaacccaaaaaaaaaaaacaacccaaAAATAAACCACCATATAACAACAAATTGAAGTGAAATCCAATTATATAGATACTACCTGAACTCCTTTCACTTAGCCATGCTTGTAGTTACACATTTTCTAGTTTCAAAAAGTTACCAGCAGAGAGGTCACCTTCGATGTTATCTGAGTTGCGATGTGGCATAACCTCATCCCCAACACCAACTAAATCTTTCATCATATTCCAGTCCTCGTAACCAAGCACATGTATAAAATGCTTGCACTGAACTTCCCTGCATTTTATTAAATTTGAGTTTGGTGCATTTCTTAACGAGACCACCAGATGACCATCATCATCTCCTTTAATTTCAGCTCTACCCATGCTTACCAAAAAAGAAAGCGCAAATAAATTTTTTGTTGTCTGCCCAAACGAATTTTTGTTCAGAATAACATTTTCGAACTTAACCGATTTCTTCCTCGTCTTCAAAACCTCAAACATAGTATGAATATTCTTAATAGTTTCTGTCTTCTCCACTAATGCGCTGCCGTCAAGATCTTCTGGATAGTCAACTTCCATTATGGATTTCATACGTTTCTTCGAAACCATCCTCTTCTTATTTGGTTCAACAACCATGGTAATAGAACATAAAGACACGTGACCGAATATATCACATATATCTTTACCAATTTCTTTCCACTTCAATGATCTGGATTGATTTGAGTTATTCTTTTCACCGTATTTGTGAAGCATACACGTTATGAAATCAGTAGGACTAGTTTTGTTCCTGAAAGTCTTGATAGATAAAGATAGTTTACAAACAAAATCCGACAGAACTTTAGCATCGATTACCTGTTGTCTTGGAGTCGTAGCTAATTGATGCAGTTGTTCTAGTTCCCCGAGAATTAGACTGAACTTATCAGAAAGACCAATATTTTCACTCTCCTCTTGAATCAGGTTATGCAGACTATGAAATTTTGACCAGAAATCATCAGTCCTAGAACTCTgaagagaaaaatcttttttGACCGTAACCATTGTACTTCAATCCTATCTATTTCGGATTCCTACGCAATTTGACTTAGATTTTGATTTAGCTTATccctattataattttgtttttcttactAAACATACTGCTCCTCTTTTATACTACTACGTTTAACCGTATTAGATTCTTCAAATAACTAACTAGAGTTTACACCTTATCAACTAGGGTTTACACCTTATACATGTGCATAAGAAATTGATTATTCTTCTCTTATTCTATTAAAACTTTAATGTTATTCAACTCTCTCTTTTCCACCTCCCTATTCCTCCATCCAATTTAAAATGCCCAAGTCTGCAAGGTTTTTTTGTGGTCCATTTGGACGGTCCTTGCAGACTTTTTGGAATCTGAACCACATGGTCCACATCTGGGTTTAGGTTCAAATTTGTTGTTTTcgaaattgattatttttgttttggaaatCAACCATTCTTAATGGACCGCCACACCTTCATATCGAATCTCAACTTCTCTCCAACCTTCGTGTTTCGAAAGTGCTACACTTCCCCCACTCCCTTCCCCACTCCTTTCCCCCATTACGTGTCATGGTTTTTAGGCCTTAATCCATGGATTGAGATTAGCAGGGGGTCCCATTATTATTGGATTTAACCAACAGATGCTTAACAGACTCTAACCTCTGTCAAATCTTCATTTCACCTCCTTCCATCAAATTCATCCCCGACCATCTCTGACCACAGCCGCCACCCTCTCAACTATCCAACAGTCAAACTCctaatctttatctctctccatcTTGTCTTTTCTTATCAAGAACAGAAACTCTTGAAGCTAGGATTGAGAGAGATAAGACTAGGGTTAGCTTCAACAAATGGAAAACTAGACATATAGCGGTGGAAATCGGAAAGGAGTGGGGGAAGGGGTCGGTATAAAATACAAGACAAGAGTGTTTTCCTTTGTCTTCACACTATAGAACTACAGAGTTTAGCTGGTCTGCACTTTCAAAACGATTATACAATACAAGACGAGAGTCACGAGACCATTCCAAGTTCCAACTAAAATACTTATTAGTATTACTGCTAGATTTTGTATATTTAGCACAAGATTTTTTTATGAGGAAATGTACTTTTTGCACTGCCAGTGCAGTTCAAAATGAAATTCGCATGTGCAACACCCCATTAGCACAATATTTCAGATTATAATAGGCATGGGCCGCGCGTGGCTTTTATATAATTGTGTACCGACAAAACCAGCTGTGATCAATACAAACAGAGCACCCAAATCCATAATTCAATACCAATCCGACTCAGTCGTAATCCACAATTCCCCTAAATGGTTCCCATTTCCTTTCGGAGGTTAGTTTAAAAATTAAACGGCTTTTTCCTTGTCTTTAGTTCAGATCATGTAAAACCGGAAGGCAGGGAGGGAGGCCAAAGAAAGAATAATGTAGAGCTTGTTAAGAAGAAGGCAATACGGAGATTGCAGGTGATACGAAGAGACGAAAGATATACGAATAAGATGAAATCAAAAGATTAAGAATAAGAGAATTGAAAGAGTTGATAAAGATAATAAtcttgattgataataataataaaaaggtgTGTTCTCTACTAGAAAGGCATAGCCTTTAAATAGATTCACAAGAACcgtaaaacataaaagaaaaaggaaagttaactaaactaggaaagctAAAcgacttgcaaagcaagtaaacGAAATAAAGGAATGAGAATAACTTGTCAGAGTTGCTTCAGAAGAATGGAGGCAACTAGTCACGGTTGCCTTAGTCGAAAAAGGGATCAACTTGTCATAGTTGATGCTGTCTTGAATCAAAGGATGTCGTACATCAGTCCCCctttcttgaaagaaactcgtcCTCAAGTTAGCCAATAAAAAGAATTTCATTTTCTCCAAATATTGCTCCTATCCTCGAGTTTTGATTACAGAATATGAGTTCTCTTCCTCCATGGAAGTTGTAGATCCCACATTTACCGTcttaccacgatcaaacacaaaTCGCATATCTCTAGAGATCATAAAACAAAGTATCCAAGAAATGTGTCTAAAAGCATCGTAAGAGATGTGCTTAGATCTCCCACGATCAAAGACAAAATTCACGTCACTAGTATTTGTAATAAGAAACATGTCAGCGACGACTTCCACGAACACAACATGCGTGTCTTCCAACCTCGGAACTACTTCTAAAGCATAATCAATTTACTTGTTCCTCCGCTGGTCCAAAAATTTGAGTGACTCCTTGAATATAATACCAACATTTCTATTTTGGAACTGATTCCACCAACCAAGTCTTCTATTCTCGACATAACGTTTGGCATTCACAGTGTTGTCAAAATTTCTTGCAAGCGGCAACGCATAAATAGATGGAGAAAAGAAAATAGTATAGAAAATGTCATTGAACCTTTCTTCGTCAGTAGTAACTGGTTGAAATTCACTCATATTGTATCCTTGACTATCTAG
This is a stretch of genomic DNA from Papaver somniferum cultivar HN1 chromosome 1, ASM357369v1, whole genome shotgun sequence. It encodes these proteins:
- the LOC113333510 gene encoding non-structural maintenance of chromosomes element 4 homolog A-like produces the protein MVTVKKDFSLQSSRTDDFWSKFHSLHNLIQEESENIGLSDKFSLILGELEQLHQLATTPRQQVIDAKVLSDFVCKLSLSIKTFRNKTSPTDFITCMLHKYGEKNNSNQSRSLKWKEIGKDICDIFGHVSLCSITMVVEPNKKRMVSKKRMKSIMEVDYPEDLDGSALVEKTETIKNIHTMFEVLKTRKKSVKFENVILNKNSFGQTTKNLFALSFLVSMGRAEIKGDDDGHLVVSLRNAPNSNLIKCREVQCKHFIHVLGYEDWNMMKDLVGVGDEVMPHRNSDNIEGDLSAEKLCIEVTVAGKIAYISEELCIGCGICVKVLLLVAAAVIGSGGSNVVNG